The genomic region CGGTTTGCTTGTGAGGTTTAACTCTAGTGTTCCACAACATAGAACAAAGATTACCAGCCATCATTGTATGAAATCATAGTGTTTTATTCTAGTGACTTGAACAGacaatgaaagtaaaaaaaaagaaaaggtagtGTTTACCGGTGTGAACTCGGTGGTGTGTGTCCAGTTGATGTTTCAGACTGAACTTTTTGGGGCAGTGTTTGCACTGGTAGGGTTTTTCTCCACTGGTTGATTGTCGCTCTAGCTGATTGGACGGAGGCTCGCGTTGCACAACATCTCCTCTTCCACAGAGCTGACACCCTGCACAGGCCTCACCTGTGCAAAGGGGGGAAACAATTGAAGGTGTGAATGTTGTGGTCAACACAGTGTCCTGACTGAAAAGCACCATCACAGTTGTTCTGTACTTGAGTCCTCGTTGGATTTTCACTTTAAAAGGCAAGGTGAgccttttctttaaaaaagttttaagtattttaaataaaagtactTTTTGAGTCTAGCCTATTCCGCAACGTCAGTACTACTTTATTATAGCTGAGTCTCAGTGGTGCCCCCCTCTGAATCCAGTTCAGGTGAATCTTTAGTGATTCTGatgcaggaggcggggtttaaTGTAACCTGaccgctctgattggatcattgGCCTGTCCCTCTTTCGGTATTGATTACTTTTAACAATCTTGAACATGTAACTGTAAAAGTAATGGGGTAGAAGGTGCAGATATCTGCTGTTGGAAGTACCTGAAAGTAaataaagtacagatacatgaaaaatgtacttaagtacctCAAAGCCTCAATGTTGAGACCGATTAATGAGTCAATTGAAAATAATTTGATAGTCAATAGTCAAAGTCCCGATctccattttttaaatgtgatgctTTCCAGCCTGTCGGTTTATAAACTAAATCCCACAGAGGTTGGGACTGTCGGTTAtaataaaacaagacatttcattTAGTCACTTTGGTTTCTTCAAACCAGTGGAAACAATCAATTTCTTGAGAAAATAATCAGCAGATGGATCAACAATGGAACAACATTAGTTATTAAACCATTTGCAGTTTTCAGACCAGCTAAAGTCGACAGTGGCCACTTAACTAAAGTTTACTGCATGAGCTTCAGAGTAATTTGTCAGTGAGATGTACAACATTTTGAACAGATGCACACTCTTCAGATGCACGTCTATTTTAGGTCTACATCCTGTTGCAAGACAATGAATTCAGTCTGTATGAAGTTACTTTCCTGTCAGTCAGCATGCACGTCGTCTGCAGCCACGTATGTTAGCGattgtttaaaaatacaaaGGTGTGACTTTGAGGTTGAGGTAGTGACTTCAGACTCTTTCGGTaccttatatatatttttcaaggTTTCAAGTAAAAAGCCTGGGCCCCCGTCGTATAGACAGGATGCCGAAAGAAGAAGCCGGTGTACTGTAGCAGCGGAAAATGACAGAATAAACCACAACTATTGAACACCCACCACTGTCTAATATTTCTCACTGTATAAGAACAAACATCTTATTTAAACATCACTTTAACTTCCAATGCCCTTGTTAACATGCACTGATGTGATTTCAAATTTCTCATTTGATATAATTATGTCTCAGATCCTGTATTGGAGTTTAATTTACCACATTGCCTTTAAAGCAGAGTCAATGTAATCTCTTGACGTATGAACACAATGTTCCATTGAAGAGAGTCAGATAAAACATCTGTCAGATTACACATTACAAAAAGGAtcccacacacatccacaacagactattttatttcattggaCTGCCTGAAATTCTATATAAGAATTTATGATaagatgagttttttttttcttctagtaGCCAAACCGCTGCTGCGATGTAGTACATactgtactgtatgtatgtCGCTGTATCTAGTAACCACACTACTGCTCCTTCTGCACCATGCTCTCAAAACCACAACTCTCTTCATCACTTTCCATTGCGTAGCTGAGTATCTTGAGGAGTTAGGGGTCAGGACAAGAAGCGTCTTGTACTGACTTGTTAAATCGATCACTTCTATGCAGAGCCACCCTCATTACAGCCTCGATCTTAATGTATATATCAAATCTGTTGGTTTTTACGATCATATCAATACCTGTTGTCGAGGAGGCTGACTCCTGCTGCGCTGGATCACCAGGGTCACGTGTCTTGCACTCCTTGCAGTCGGTTGCTCTCTCCGCTCTGTCTTTGGGCACTTGAGGGAAACTGTGGAAGAGAAATGGTGTTCTGCTGCAACCGTCAAACAAATCTGCACAAATCTCACCTGTTACCATATAAAAGAAACTCTTATTTGTGTGAGAAATAGGTACTTTAGATATACAGCAAGTAAAAGTATTACAGAGTAAATATGTTGGTCCGCATGAATCTTACATTATGTGTTATAGCAGATTTGATCCAACTAGCATATTTGAAGTAAAAACCAAGTTAACACTACTCTAGAAGGAGTGGTATAATGAAGTGACGCTGATGAATagctattttttatttccacaaacAACCATAGATGGCAACTTCTTGCGGTTCATTTGTGGCCAAACACTGAACTTTATGTTAGTGGGTGGAAAATCTTGAATTCTGCAAAGGAGGGGAGAAATTTAGGGGGCTCCCCGTGTCACTGTTCAGTTACACTGTGTGGAACACTGCACAATATACAGTGCATTGACTTGAAAAGAGTTAAATCAACCAAAACAGAGTCAAATTGGTTCTTAACACTAGCGACACGAAAAGTGTGATGTGTAAAagatacataaatataaataaatgcagtgaCTTGAATTAAGATGATTagaaattattaatttattctattttattctaattATTGAATTCATCCGATATCTTGGTCTGAAGACCAGGACTACGGTTGATCGTTCGGAGGAGTCTGACTGACTTGGGGCCGACAGTGAAGGGTTAACAGGTGAAACTGCCGCAGCTGGAAAGTGCAGGAGGCTCGATCAGACACATCTAGACCCAGACAGCAGTGAGTCAGGTGCTGCAGCGCTCGCAAGGGAACAACTGAGCAAACTGGGGGATTCTAAATGAGTGTGAGAGGGAAAATAAGGAGACACTGATTGAGAATAAAGAAACTGGACTTTCCCAAATGGTGTGTCCCAGTGCTCACTCACCTCGGCTCGACGCTCTGCCCGGCCCCGTGAAACGCTCTCTGGCTGGATTTCTTTGCTTTCAGCAGGCCTTGCTTGATGATGCTGCCCATCCCTGTGGAGCCAGTGTAGAGGTTCTGTGCACAGTGGGGATAAAGGCCGGAGTGGCCCATCACAGAGTGATGGACTCGGCTTTGAAAGTGGGGGCTCAGCAGGGGGAACATGtggggagcagagagggagaatggGTATGCTACTGGAGAATGATGAGGGAACTGTACACCAAAGAAGTTTGAGTAGTTCTCTGCTATCTTCCTCAGGGTGCTCACAGAGTTCCACATGTTTGCAGGGAAGGcccagggagaggaggaggaggaggaggaggagggggaggaggaggaggaggaggaggaggagggggagctggTGATAACACTGTTGTGGGGTGCTGGTGACAGAGGGGACAGTCTCGGCCTCTTTCTTGAGGATGGGGATCTGCTGGGgttctcagcagcttcaggggGTGAATGATTCTCTGTGACAATGCTGTTGCTTGTTTTCTCCGCTGTTGAGGGAGACTCTGGGAGTTTCTCCTCTTGAACCGGACTTCCTTTTCTCTTGACAGCCGCGTCCGTTGCActttctgtttcttccttgacATCTTtggtctctcctctctcctcctctctcctggctCTGTGGTCGAGGGTGTCCAACTGTTTCCGGCACTGGTCCTCCAGCGGCCGCATCTCCAGCAGCTGGGCGGCCCTCAGCAGCAGGTACAGGTCTTCCACGGACACCTCTACAGCCTGGGTGTAGGTGAAGTCCAGGACCTGCTGGAACGTGCGTGGGGAGAAATACTCCAGCGTACAGTGGGCCGGGCTGTCCGTGTCAGCCTGGGCCAGCTGCTGCGCCAGTCTCCTGCTCGCACAGGCCAGCACCAGGCGATGAGCCCTGAACGTGTGACTCTTCACCGAGATGATGGCATCGCAGAGTGACCCTGAGCGACGCAAGGCGTCCGCCTGCTGCAGGAAGTGGAAATATTGGGTGTTGTTGATTCGGAACATTTCTGAAGTTTGTAGAGATActggtggagagaaaaaaaaatccagagcaAGATAACATTAGATTATGCCCACGCTGTGGTTACAATAGTTAGATTATCAGTATTTGCCTGCCTGTTACCAGGAATGTGACATCTGTAGATGTGCTAGATGTACTAACCCCGACCCAGTGTGAAAATCCCTTTTCAAATCAGCAGCAGGAattggctgcagatgaactgatgaaatgtttctctgtttttcttttcttggggGGGGCAGAGCGTATTTCAGCTACTTTGCAAAAACACaagagattttttattttaaagcagaAATAACAACCCCTAAAGTAAAGGTAAATCTTCACAAACAGTAGAAAATCAAACAATATCCTTTTTATTAGATCATCAATCCCTCAGTAGAATATCCCTCAGTAGCAGTTTTGTCTGATGTCGTGTCTGGTCGACGGGTGGAAATGTACTTTTTGATATTCGTCGCTCACATACACACTTTAAAAGCCACAAAGCCCTAACAGTACATGAAACCATGACTAATGACTGTACACACGAGTAAACATGAGTAAAGGTTAAACATCAACTACAGTGCCGCTGTATTTGGGCACCACAAACATCACAAAGACAAGCGTGTGCAGAGGTGGAATATGTAAATTTGTAAGCATTTTACCGAAAGGTTTCACATCTATGAAAACAATGTAGTTGTAGCTTCAAGGTAACGGACGCCTGAGGAGTTCTCATTTAGTCTGAAGTCTCAAATGAACTTTTGTTGTTAAacaaattcatttatttaagttATAAAAAAAGACCATTTATTCAAGATTATTTATAAACTAATgtaattatataaaaacaaaatacatatgtttaatttaattgcaGGTTTTTGTAATATGTTTGTCGCTGATGTTAATTGTATGTATTTGGTTGCGTATAGATGTGGGCAGCTCCTGAATGAAGTAGAAAATCTCTTCTCAATGGAATGGAATTCATATGGTATTTATGCTAATTTTAATTCCTATGAAAATTTAGCATGCGTCGCAAAGTGAAAACGGCATTCAGAAGCTCTGGACTGCCTGATTCAAAATTGTTATGTTATCGatgaaaaatacacaatataacTGAAACTTTTATTATAActattgttatattattattattctacattTCTATTTCGACTTAAAGTGGTCATTTTAGtgcatgattttattttcatatattaCTATAGCTTCTACTGCagttactactactactactactgcgaataatataatatattattattattatcatataataataataataataataataataataataataatattatataatagcGTATTAGTACTCGTAGCAGCCGCACTGTGACAATTCCAATGCAGCTGGTGCATCCATGTGACGTTTTACAATGCATTTTGTGATAAAGACGTTTAAATCAACTTTGTTTAACGACATTAATTACTGCACAATGAGATTTTGCCGACACATTTAAAGTAGTGTCGTGTTTTATGTAATGATGTAAGGTACAAACCTACAGAAATTCCACAGGGATGATCTCTTTTAATTGACAGACAGTTGAAAAGTGCGGCTGTGCTTCAGTGCGTCAAGTCAGAAACTTTAATTGTAGCTGTTCATTAGATTCTAGTTGTCTCCTCATTCATATTGATGTGATGCAcctgacacatacacactgtcCAATTTCAAATTCAATACGAATTCAGCAGCGCTCTCCTGACCCTGTTGGCCCTTGAATCAATTCTtccgttgtgtgtttgtgtgcattttaGTCCCCGTCTAAATCTTTTCATCTCCAGAATACATTTGGTCTGTAAAATAAATTGTGCAACAATCGATTCTCCACCGATGCTGCTCAAGTCGACTGCGCGCTCTTGCAGAATTGTGTCATAGTTTAGCAGGTCTCTGAGCTCCCTGCAGGCTCGCTGCTATCACACACAGGGGGAAAAACCGTGCATGCGTATGACAGACTTACACATCCTTTGACAGGACATGAACTTATCTTTGCCACAGCTCTCAAGTTAAAGACTGGAGTTTAGAGATCTAAGAAGTCTCCACGGGCCAACAT from Pleuronectes platessa chromosome 10, fPlePla1.1, whole genome shotgun sequence harbors:
- the zbtb32 gene encoding zinc finger and BTB domain-containing protein 16-A isoform X1, producing MFRINNTQYFHFLQQADALRRSGSLCDAIISVKSHTFRAHRLVLACASRRLAQQLAQADTDSPAHCTLEYFSPRTFQQVLDFTYTQAVEVSVEDLYLLLRAAQLLEMRPLEDQCRKQLDTLDHRARREEERGETKDVKEETESATDAAVKRKGSPVQEEKLPESPSTAEKTSNSIVTENHSPPEAAENPSRSPSSRKRPRLSPLSPAPHNSVITSSPSSSSSSSSSPSSSSSSSSPWAFPANMWNSVSTLRKIAENYSNFFGVQFPHHSPVAYPFSLSAPHMFPLLSPHFQSRVHHSVMGHSGLYPHCAQNLYTGSTGMGSIIKQGLLKAKKSSQRAFHGAGQSVEPSFPQVPKDRAERATDCKECKTRDPGDPAQQESASSTTGEACAGCQLCGRGDVVQREPPSNQLERQSTSGEKPYQCKHCPKKFSLKHQLDTHHRVHTGEKPFECRLCGQRSRDYSAMIKHLRTHGGAAPYQCTVCFEFCSSLVAMHRHVKSHTVQDFPPDWNINSTYLYTSHI
- the zbtb32 gene encoding zinc finger and BTB domain-containing protein 16 isoform X2; the protein is MFRINNTQYFHFLQQADALRRSGSLCDAIISVKSHTFRAHRLVLACASRRLAQQLAQADTDSPAHCTLEYFSPRTFQQVLDFTYTQAVEVSVEDLYLLLRAAQLLEMRPLEDQCRKQLDTLDHRARREEERGETKDVKEETESATDAAVKRKGSPVQEEKLPESPSTAEKTSNSIVTENHSPPEAAENPSRSPSSRKRPRLSPLSPAPHNSVITSSPSSSSSSSSSPSSSSSSSSPWAFPANMWNSVSTLRKIAENYSNFFGVQFPHHSPVAYPFSLSAPHMFPLLSPHFQSRVHHSVMGHSGLYPHCAQNLYTGSTGMGSIIKQGLLKAKKSSQRAFHGAGQSVEPSFPQVPKDRAERATDCKECKTRDPGDPAQQESASSTTGEACAGCQLCGRGDVVQREPPSNQLERQSTSGEKPYQCKHCPKKFSLKHQLDTHHRVHTEGPSNSAASALVAALMQSDGSCHSNKQTTWIILMNLRTFWTGRSCSKKTKIEHSVKPR